The sequence GAACTCATCGCTTCATGCTGGGCGAATGCTCGCAAGGTTTCGCAGATCGCGTTCAAGCCAGACTGGGGCCGCCACGCCAAGGCGGCGCCCTTCAAGCGCAACGATCAGATCCTCGAAACGCTTCCCATCGGCGTCATCGTCTTTCCCGGCTCGGGCGTCTCGGCCAATCTTGCCGACAAGGCGCGCAAGCTCGGCATCCCGGTGTGGCAGTTCGAGGACGGCGGCGCATGAGCGCCGTCCATCGTTTGGTTGCGACCTGGCGACAACTTTTGCTCGAGTCCTGCGACGCCCGATCGCGTCTTGGACGACGGATTTGAGATGGCCTTGCTCCCAGGGAGATGGAAAGCGCCTTCCGAACGTCACGATGCTATGCTAAAATATATGATATAGCATTCAGCAGCGGACGCAAGCGCCATGACCTCTCGAAATCTCTTCGTCATTTCCGGAAACGTCTCGCAAAATCCACGTCGGTTCGGCGACAACGCGCCAAAGACCGTACTCACGGTCGCAGTCGACGATATTTGGACGGATCGCGAGACTGGAGAGAGAAAGAAGCGAACGGATTTCCTGACCGCCTATACGTTCAACAAGAAAATTGGCGACTTTGTCCTGGCGCAGGTAAAGCCAGGATATGAGGTCACGATCGACGGCCGCATCCGGTCAAACTCCTACGAGAAAGGCGGCGACCGGATCTATTCGACCGACCTGGAAATCATTCGCATCGATGCGCACCCGCCGCGAGCAGAAGCTGGCAGCGGCGTTCCCGAATGACCCATCAAAGGGTGATTTCCTTGGTTGCGGTTGGCCTTAGGTTGAGCGTCGCCTGCGCTGAGGAAGCAAGCGTCTACACGCCGCAGAGCGCGCTGCAATCAACGCCCATGCGTGTCGAAGTGATCGACGCGACGTCTTTTCGCGACATAGAGACCGGAGCAAAGTACCGGCTCTATGGCGTCGACTCCTGCCTGCCGACGCAGACCGCGAATTTGAATCGCCAATCCTGGCCTTGCGGCGCCGTTGCGATCGCCTGGCTCACGAACGCGACCCTCGGCAAATGGGTGTCCTGCAACGCTTTGCGGGAAACGGCCGGCCAGCGTCTATCCCGCTGTGCGTCGTCAGAGCATCAGGATCTCGCGGCCGACATGCTGAAAGAAGGCCTCGCGATTGTCTTGCCGATTGCTGAGGGCCAGGAGGTGCGCGCCTACAGCCAGCTGCAGGATCAAGCTCGCAAGCAATATAAGGGATTATGGTCCAGTCAGTTTATGATGCCGTGGGATTTGAGGGCTAAGCAGGCTGGAGGGTCGGCCTCAAGCCGCTGAGCAAGGACGGCTTGCAGCTTGCTCTCGAGCTCTAAATCGGGTTAGGCTCTCTATCATACTATATGGTAGAGAGATGTCCGCGCGCGCTGCCCTTCTTATCGCTCCCTTGATCTTGGGCGGCCTCGCCGGCTGCGAGGCGCCAAGGGCTCAATACGCTTCTATGGCCGAGGCGCCTGCGCGCGATCGAGTTCTCGCGCCCCGGGAGGTGGTTCCCGGCCGTCTCGCATACGCCGACGCGCCGGATGCTTTCGCGCCAGTTCTGGCAAGCCGTGTCGCCTATCCCACCCAGGCCCAGGCGAATTACGCTTTTCAACGCTCCTGGGCGTCGAACGAGCAGTCCGGCGATCCCTTGGCCCTCATCGTTAGTGATCCCAAGGGCTCCGACCGCGGGCCCGTTCGCGTCCGGCTCTTTGCCTGTCGTTCGGGCGCCTTGGACGACATCACGGGACGAGTTGTAGCGGCTCGCGGACGCGTCGTGCACTGCGCGACAGATTTCCTCGACGCGCAGGAGCGTCGCCTGTTCCGCGAAACCGTGAACTTCTTCTATGAGCGCGGCGCGTGGCGTATGGCGCAAACGGCGCCGCCCCAAGCCCAGGCGCCGTGGATTGCTCCCGAATCCTCTCCGAAGGATTATTTCTCTTGGTCGCCGTGGGGACGGCGCACGACGCCCTACTGACCCGTTGCCGGGCGACTCTTCCTGGCCCAGCGACGCGATCGACGTCATCGGCGCTGGACGGGCGCGGAAGCTTTCCGGAGCCCGGGAGCGGCGCATCAAGCGTTTGGGCTCGCAACGTTGGCCTTTCGACACCGGCATTGGTGGATCAGAAAATCGACAAGTACGGCCGCGCAGGACCCAGGCTTTTCTGCGGGGGACCCAGAAGGCGCAATGCGACGACGCTGAGGCCCGTTTCCTTGTGCGCCATCACAGTGCGACGCGCGTCAGCGTCCGTTCGGCTCGGTCGCACACCCATCTCGAGAAGCACTTTGCCAGAATTTGCGCCGGCCTTGTCAGGATCGCTTCGAGCAGCAAAGCAAGAACCAAGGTTAAACCAGCCGCAATGCTCAGAACCAGGATCGCCGGCGCCAGGGAGCCAAGCGCCTCGTTGGTCCCGGACATAATCGGGAGATGCACGAGATAGATCGAGAAAGATAGCTCGCCAAGTCTTTGGAGCACGCTTCCTTCCCGAGGCTTAGGTCTTTGTTGGATGGCCGAGGCGACGACATGTCCAAATATGATCGCGACCAAGGCGATCGCCGATCCTGAGGCCAAAGCCCCAAACACCCGCGCGAGAATTGACGCAGCTACGAGCCAAAAAGTCGCGATGGCCTTGCCAAAGCACGGCAAGGGCCATCGCCTCGCCAGGCCGATTGACAGCAGGACGCCCACAGCGAAACCGTCGAGGCGGAACGTCCACCAGAAGCCGCCCCAAGGGCGTTCGCTCACCGCGCCAGCGGCGAGAGTGGTGATGCAGACCAGGGCCGTCACTTTAGGACTCAGCGCGATGAGAAATGGCGCCGCAAAATAGAATTGCATTTCGCTCGCGAGCGACCAGAAATGCGAGGTGGCCGTCGGTGCGCCACAGCCGGCCGCGCCATCAAAACAGGGAGCCCAATAGAGATTTGCGTAAAAGCCGGCGGCCGCTTTCAAATCGTCTGCTGTTTCGCCGAACGAAATTCCGTGCGCCTGAGAGAGTGCGATCAGGACGATCACGACCCAGGCCGGCAGACCGATCCGAAGAATTCGTCGGCTCCAGAACGCAAGCGCGCCTCGCCAAAAGGCGCCATCCGCCTCCAAGCGCAACCGCCTTGCGCTTTCGGAGGCCGCAAATCCCGAAATGACAAAAAACAAGTCGACCCCCACGCCGAACGCTGGAACGCTCAAGACGCGCGCTGCGGCTAGGTCGGGCCCAAAAACGAGAGCTATGTGGGACGCGACGACCGCCAGGATCGCGAGGCCGCGCAGTTCATCGAGGGCGCGTATCCGCCCCGCAACGCGATCGAAATTTGGCCCCATGAGCGACTTGCCTTTGTGCCTTCACTATATAATATACCATAGTGCCTCAGCCGCCAAATCGTTCCGCCCTGAAACGCCGACGCGCCCTGCTGGCGGCGGCGCTTTGTGTCGCGGTGACGACGGCCCAAGCGCAGGAGCTCACGCCCCATCCGGAAAATTGGCGGCCGATCGTTTATCGCGACCTGCAAATTCCGGGGCCCCAAGATCGGATTTATGCCGACCTTTGGGCCGACGTCATCCAGAGCAACAATCGCCCCTATCTCGCTGCGGGAGATCGGCGTTTTCTGCTCGGCAATGCGCCAGTGCGCGAAGCGCATGCGCTCGTGCGCGGCGGCGATAAGGTCGCGCTCCTGAGCATTCTCGATACGGCCACCCATTGCGTCGCCGTGGCGAGAGATCCGAGCAGCGACCTTTCGGTAAAGATGTGTCCGATGCGGCTTGCTGTTTGGAATGGGACCTCGACGACGCTCAGAGAGGCCAAAGGCTGCTATCTCGAACCAGGCGCTGGGGCGCGGAAAATCATGGCGAACTTGTCTTACGCCGCCTCATACACATCCTACGATGTCGTCACGAAATCGATCAGGCTTGGCGTCATCCTTGGGCGCCGTGTCGTCGAGCAGTGTTCGCAAACCGTGCCGCTCTACCCCGATTGAGGCCTCTCACGATGCATCGGATCTACGCCGTTTCCTACGCAATCTACTACTGGTCGGAATGGCTGTTTCTTCTGGCTTTTGCCAGCTTGTTCGTCATTCCGGTCACCTCGCTCGATGCGCGTTTTGCGGCCTGGTGCGTCGCGCTTGTGGTTGCGGTTGCAAGCCTCGCCGCGGGGGTCCTGTCGGAGGCGTTATGCCGAGCCCTGTTGCGCCGACGCCGCGAGAGGCGAGGATTTTCAGAGGAGGAGGAGGCGCGGCGGATCGAGTTTCTTGAAGAGGACGGACGCCTTACGCATGTCGCACAAGAGGCAAGCCGGCTCGCGGCCGAACGCCATCAACAGAGCGTCGAAGCGTGGTGGATCAACAAGCGCCGTGGCTGAGCGCGTGTCGACGACTGTCTCTGATTCTTTCAGTCGGATACGACGGCGAGGATTTCAGCCTCTCTTCTCGGCGCGGCGCCATAGCGCCCTGCCCGGCGAGAGGCCTCGCAGCCGCCGTCAAGGCTTTCGAAGAGTTCAGAATGGCCAACGTGTGGAATCGTCGAGCAACGCTTGCAATTCTCGGCGCGTCGCTTGGCTCAGCGCATTGCGTTCGCGTCGCGCGAAGACGGAGCACCAGAACAGGGCTTCGTTCGGTTCCTTTTCGTAAACAGCTTTTCCGATCAGGATGGCGATCAGCGCCAATCGGTCGCATTCGTCTGGGCCGAAATGATTATTCAGAATACTGACTGTCTCTTCGGCGGATCGCGTCTTCTCTGCGCTTTGTTCCAACATGGGAGAAGAAGCAATCATTTTTAACCTCCATTCGCCGTTAACACCGGCCCAAAGCGATTCATCACTGCAAGCCCCGAGAGAAGCGCCTCTGCGGGCGTCTGCGCTCCCGTAGTCAAAACACCCTGTCTCGTTGCGGTCTCCTCTCCTGTTGCCGACTCGACGCAGCCTCTCTCAGCCGACAAAGCTTGGCGCCGGCGACATTCGTGCAGCGAAAGGCTCAGCAAGAGTCACTTGGCTGAAGTAGCTGGCGCGACCGGAGCCATTTTCTGCGTTACTTTGTCGGAAGTTAGGCTCTCTTGCGCGACTTGGTCTTCCGTGTCGCCTTTGCCTTTGACGCCGAAGCGGGCTTGTCGGCGGCGGACGGTTTCGTCTCAGCGGGTCGTTCGACGGGTTTCGAGGCCGGCGGGGTGATTGCGAATTGATCTGCGCCAAATTTTGAGCGCGTCTGACGTCGCGCCTCGACGCTTTGCGTCAGCCGGTCGAGATCGATGTTCTGGCCGGCGAGCCAGGCGCGCATGACCTTCTCGTCAATGCCGAGCATGTCCCAAACCGTGAGGTTCAGCGCTTTGGCGGTCCGTTCGATCGTCCAAAACGTCGGATTGCCGATGCCCTTTTCCAAATTGTAGTAGGCGGCCATCGACATGCCGATCTTGTCGAGGAAGGTTTTGAGGTTGGGATATTCCTTGGCTTTTCGCTGCAAAATAATGGCGAACAAGGCGGTTGCGACAGAATCTCTGTCTTCGCCTTCTTGTTGTTTTGGCATCGCCATAACTGTTTTACCTCCCCTCCCCGAATGACGAACCGTGACGCCTTGCGCCGAGCCCGAAACGAGCGACTCACATTACCGTCAGGCTTTCGCCTAAAATATATCATATTCTTTCCTGGCAGAAGATCATTGAGTTATCCTTTATGACAAGGCAAAGCTTGGACCGCCCTTTGTCTTCCCCACCCGCCCTTTCCCGGTAAGGCCTCACAAGCTCACGGGGCGTTGTGGGAGTCGATCGAGGGCGCGCCTCGGAGGCTGTAAGCCTCTGAATTTTAAGGCTGAAGCTTCGGTCTGTCGAACAGGTTGCTCGCAGGCGGCAAAGCCGTCAATGCTCGGGCGTGGCCTAGAACCGCTTCGCTTCCGATGCCGCCTATGCAAGCAGGGTGAGCGGCTGTCGATGCTCTACTAAAGAATATAGTATAAGAAGCTTCGGTGCGCTATGCTCCGAGCCAGGCCGTTTGCGGGCAAATTTTCAGGAGGCCGATCATGTCGCGACCTTTTCTTTCGCGCGAGGGGGCGTTAGCGCCTACTCATTTCAGCGGGGTTCATCGGGGTGTATCTCGTGGCTATCTGAGCATTTGCGCGTTTTTATGCATAATATTTTCCGCGCCCTGGAACAGAGCGCTTGCCGACGATCGCGACCGTTTGGCGCCGGGGCTTTATGTCGCCGCGACCGTTGGGTGTGACGGCCTTGGCGGCGGCGGTACGATCGATTTTGACGGCAAGAATTTCTCGCCGCACTACCAGGCATGCCTCACTCAGGCGCTTGGGCAAAACGCGCGCTATCGTCAGACCTGCATTGAGGGACAGGGAGCAAACTATCCCACGATAGCGCAAATTCAGGGCGACCCTTCCAAGACGATGAAGGAAGTGACGATCGCGGTCCTCTCGCGAAACGCCTTCTCCATGAATGGTGTTCGATACGACTATTGCGGGGCGAGATGATGCGTCGGGCCGCTCTGCTTCTCCTGCCGCTCGCCTCTACGCTCGCCTTCGCGAGCGACTGTCCCAACGGCGACAATCTTCTCAAAAACAACACGCCACTCAGCCAGTTGTGTTCAAAGGGCTTCGGCCAGTTCAACCCCGGCTCGTTACAGCAGGCGATCGGCAACCAGCCGAACAATGTCGCGATGATCACCGCAGCCGCTGAGCAGCAGGGCGTGCCCGTCGATCTCGCGCTGGCGGTTTCCTATCACGAGTCGGAAGGCTTCAACTCCTGCGCCGGATCCGACACCGGCGTCAAAGGTCCGATGCAGCTCACGCAACGAACCGGAAACAGCCTCGGCTACAACCGTGACATCAACGAACAGAACATCATGGGCGGCATGAAGCTGCTCAAACAATGCGACAACAAGTGCGGCGATACGGCCTTTTCTTGTCTCTCGGCGTGCTACAACGGCTCGCCGCGGCCTGGCGAGCAGGCCGGCTGGGCGAGAGGCGTGCAGAACGCCTACGGAAAGCTCCACAGCGATCCTTCGCTTCTGGCCTCCGCCACGAGCACTTGCTCTTCCTCGGGCTCGAATTCGAGTTGCCCCGACGCCGCAGGCGGCGTGGTGGCGTCCTCGGCCACGCCGAACGCCTCGACGACGTTGCCGAGCCTCGGCGCACCGCCCGCGTTCGCCAGCAGCGACATCGTCGTGGCGCCAACGCAAATCTGAGCGGCGCTCTGGACGGTGCGGGCATCGCATCCGCGCCGTTGACCGGGGCGGCGCTGAGCTTTTGTGAGTTTGGCCAGCAGAAGTCTCGCCGACGCCTCGCCATCGATTCGTGGCCTTTGACCTTGAACGGAATGGCGGCGTTCAACCCTGCGCCACTTAGGCGCGCCGCAGTCTCCGATTTTTTCAAGCGCTTGGGATTTTCAGGATGCGGCCAGCATCGGCGCGCGCCGTTGCCACGACGATCCCCCGCCGCCAAGGGAGCTGGCGGGTGGCCTTTCTGATTCTACTAAACTATAAACTGTAGTCGCAAGAATCGCATGGAGGGAAGCAGGCCCCAAAAAAGAAAAGCCCGGCGCGAAGGCCGGACCTCTCGAACAGCTCGCTAAAAGGGACGGCAATCCCTTCACAGCCAAACACCAACCGTGTTTGGAATTTTAGCGGGCTTTTCTCATTACGCAAGAGGTTTGCGCATTTCGCGCCACGGAAATTCTTTGCCTGCTTTCCGCTCAACGCGCGGAGAGCAAAAGGATGACCCATGCCCAATTGAACGCGACAGGCCGTCGCCGCGATTGCGCGGCGAGCTGGCGTGTCGGCAAGCTTTTTGACGCGCCTCTCTTCGCGGTCTCGCGCAAGGAGCTTTTGAAAGCCGCGCGCAATGCTGTGCGTGCGCTCGCCCTCGACCGCAGCGAACGTCAGTTGGTCGAATGCCTTGCGGTTTGCTTTGGCGAGCAGCAGCTGGCGCATGGCCTGCTATGCTGGCCGTCGAACGCGCAGATCGAGAAGAAAACCGGCATGAGCGAGCGCACGATCCGTCGGACGATCGTAAAGCTTCGCGAGCGCGGTCTGATCGTGATGCGCGACAGTGCCAATGGGAAGCGCTTCCCGATCTCGAACGCCGAAGGCGAGATCGTCGACGCTCGTGGTTTCGATCTGACGCCGCTGCACGCCCGCGCCGCGGAATTTGCGGAGCGCGCTCGCGCCCTCGATATTGAAGATCGTGTGCGCCGGCAGCTCCGCGACGACCTCACGGCCGCCCACAACGCGCTGTTCGACCTGTGCGCCGAGGATCCGTCCGGCGCCTATGCGGAGATTCTGGCGCGCTCGAAGGGCGTGGCGACACCTTTGAAGGACGCCACGCCAGAGGAATTTGCCGCGGCGATCGAAGCCTATGTTGCGTTGACCGAGCAAGCTCGCGAAATCCGCTATCGGCGCGATCATTCCACTCAAACGCCCCGCTCTGCCGGCCATCCTGGCCGTCACTCAGAGCAAAATCCCAAACCCTATATCGAAGATTGCAACGCCTCTCGCCTCAACTCCGTAACGCCATTCGACCAGTCCCGCGACTCCGGCAATGAGGCTTATCGAGAAAAGAGGGGCGGCGACGTTCGGCGAAGCGAACGGACGCTGGAGGCGGCCGACCGAGCCATCCCCAAGGACCTCCCGCTCTGGCTCGCCGCCTGCCCTGAGCTATCCGAATGGGGAACAGTCACGACGATCGAGCGCGCGGCGACCCTGGGGGCTCAATTCATTCGGGCCTGCGGCCTCGCTCGCCACGCTTTTGACGCGGCCTCGACGCGTCTCGGAGTCGTCAACGCCGGCCTACTTGCCCTCTTTGTCGTTCAGCGTCATGCCGATGGGGAACAACGCGGCGGCACGCCGATACGCTCTCCGGGAGGGCTATTCGTCATGCTCGCCCGCGAGATTGAGCGTGGCCGCCATCCGCTCGAGAGGGAGCTGGTCGCCATGCGCCGCCGGCGCGAGCGCAATGGGCGCCGATGACAGCATGAGGGGTGCCTCCTCCTAGCCCGCGGCCCTTTTGCGGGCGGTCAGGCGCTTCGGTTGCCGCGTTGCGCGGATGGCTGTGACGATCCTCTTGGGAGGCCGAATCCGAGTATCGCATCGGTCGCGCTGAGCCGTGTTTGGTCCGTGCCCGCGCGGCTAAGATCATTGGTAGATTCAATCGGAGCTCACATTCGTCACGAATTTCGAAACAACGAAAGTGAAGCGTTCCAGCAGCGTCCGACCCATGCCGAGCTTCAATCCCGGCTGCATCACGCGCAGTCATATCGAGGGTCCGTCGCCGAGGCCGCCGGGGCGAACCGATGGCGACGTCGAGCGCTTTCTCCTAAGCTCCAAGACGCCTCCCCTTTCGCTTAAGTCATTTACGCATACGTCCGGCGGGCCGTGCGTCGGCCACTGCCGCCGAACATTTTCCCCTTGCCGCTTGCAGCGGCAATTCCTCGCGCTCGGGCGCAAACGCCCTTTCAAAATCTCCGTCGCCGGGCGTGGCGCGGCGCTTCGCTGGCCCCTCGCCTTCGGCTCGGGCTCTGCCCTGCCCTGTGCCGCCCGTCTTGCGCGACATAAGCGAAGGGGATGGCTCCTTCGCGAATACCAGGAGAAAGACGATGTTCGACTTCGCCCGCTTCCACATCCTCGGCCGCGTCGGCAAGATCAAGACCTTCGAGAAGAACATCCGCGTGTCGATCGCCGCCAACGCCTCCTACAAGAAGGACGGCCAATGGGTGGACGAGACCGACTGGAACGAGATCGTGATTTTCGACAAGAACACGCGTCAATATGTGACCGAAAACGTCGAATCCGGCGACTACGTCCGCGCGCAGGGTCGCCTGCGCCAGAACAGCTTCAAGCGCGACGGCGAGACCGTCTATGTGGTCGAGCTGATCTGCGACGAGTTTAGCCGCGCCCCGAAAAAGAAGGCCGCCGAATCTGCGGCCGCGTGAAATGGAGCGCCACCCTACGGGGTGGCCCTCGCCTCTCGCATCGGCGCGCCATCTCGCTTGCAAGGCCGAAAGAATCGTCGTTCGCTCTCTTTAGCGCAGCAGGTCGGTCGCGAGACACTGCGCCATCATAACCTTGGCGTTTTGCCATTCGCTTATCCAGGCCTAAGCATTTCAGACGATCGGCGGGGAAAAAGCTTTACTTTCTTCCAGACGGAGCAAGGCGGGAAACATGTTTGGATTGCTTGCGCTCGTGACGGCTGCAACCTTCTTCGGGGCTGCCTTTTATGTAAGCTTTGCCGAGCAGCCAGCAAGGCTGGGTCTCGATGACCGGGCCGCTCTGGCGCAATGGGGTCCGGCCTACAAGCGCGGCTTTGCTATGCAAGCTTCGCTTGCGATGATTTCCGGCGTGCTCGGCGCCGCCGCGTGGTGGACAACTGGGGTCATGACTTGGGTTTTCGGCGCGATTTTTATCATCGCAAATTGGCCTTATACACTGATCGTGATCATGCCCGTTAATCATCGCCTCGAAGCATCGCTTTCGACCGGGGCGTCTAGCGACACAAGGCTGCTTCTCACGCGTTGGGGCCGCCTCCATGCGGGCAGATCCGTTCTTGGGGCCGTGGCGACGTCGCTATATCTGATTGCCGCCCTGCAAGTCGGCCATAGCACCTGCTAACGAACGCGCGGCGCGAAACTGCGGCGTCTCGGGTTCGAACCGTTCAATTTCGAGAATTACCGAAGCTAAGGGTAGGCCGCTCTCTGGACTATGCTTGGCCTGCGGTTTCCTGGGTCGAAGGGGGGAACGATAGCGCCTCTAACCGGTCCCTCACCTCTTGGAAGGATAATATGAGCCGTTGTTGATGGTCCATGATCCAGAAACGAGCAGCCTCGTAGCGGAGTCGATTCCGCGCCGCTTCAAGCGCAGCCTCAATGGTCAAATATTTGTCGTCGACCCTGAAATGCGTCCCATCGGAGATCAACCGTCCTTCCAAATAAAAGCACATGTCAGACCTCCCCGCGGCATTCGAGGCGATTTTCCCGATGGTTGCCCCGATCTTTTTGTTTGTTGGATGAAGATCTTATCGTGAAGCCAACTTCGGGGAGGCTGACAAATCGCCGCAGCTGGCTGGCCCGAGCACATGAACTTTATCACCTCCCATCTTTCATAGTTCGAGCAGCCACCGCACCGAGCGTTGTCCGCCGAATTCCAAGATCACCCTCCGTATGAGAAAACCGCCGGCGACGCCGAGCGCGACCCACACGGCCGTGGGTAGGCGGTCGATCCAGCTTAGAATTGTGACCGTGCGTCGACCGGCGCTCGCTGGCGCTCCGGGCGGCGCGTCAAGCCACAGCGGCAACGCGCAAGCCCGGGCGCCTTGAACGAGATACACGCCTTTTCCACCAGCGCTGCAGTTCTCTCGCAACGACCGGGCTAAATCAGTGTTGGCGCGTATCAAGGAAACCCAGCTCTCCGCGTCGGCGCGCAGAGCCAACGCCTCGACGCCTCGCCGAATCCCAGCCTGGTCAACACGACCGGCAGCATATCCTGAAGCTACGCCGAGAGTCGCCGCAAGACACAGGCCCAGAAAATAAAGAAAGCTTCGCCTGCCGTCGCGGCGGTTGCTAATTTCCTGCAGCGCAAGCGTTGCCGCCTGCCGAACTTCGCTCTTGGTCTCTTTGACGCTTTTTGCGATCTCGTCGGCGACGGTTTGCCGCGCGGCCGCAGCCGCCGCAGTCGCCAAGGGAACTAGAGCCTCGTTCACCGCATCTTGCATCTTTTGCGGAAAGGCCGCGAGCGCTGTCGGAATATCGCTTGCAGCTTTTTCCAACACGCCGGCAACGGCCAAAAACACGACGGTGGGGTCGTCGGGAGACAATTGCAGATCGCCTATCCGCCGCCACATCGTCTCACGGACCGTGGGATCGACGTTGAGCGCCTCCGCGGCTTTATCGAAGCGGGACTTCGCGCCCGCGTCCATCAGGGGCCTTCCAGCCCAAGCAGCGGGAGGGCCGGCGCAATCATCGCCGCGAAATCACGCTGAAACTTCGCGACATGCGCCTGTTCGGTAATCGTCAGCAAGCCGACCGCTTGCGCGTGCGAGAAGCGAATGTTTTCTGCGTCTAATTTGGCGAAGGTGCCGCTCTGCAGCGAGGGGAACTCAATTTCGAACCCGCCTTCCTGCAGCAGGCGACGCCGCGTGCCGCCGCCCTTGGTCTCGCCCTTGGCGTCGCGGAACCCGAACCAGAAGGGAAAGTCGCTTGGCGGCTTGCCGTGCTTCAGATTGACGACGGCGACATGGTCGACGCTCGCGCCGGTGAGATCAAGCCAGCGGGCGACGGATTGCGCGGAACCGATGTCGGGCGAGATCACGTGGAACACCGTCAGCCGACAGCCATGCGTCGCGAAGGCGTCGAGCAGGCCGGAGAGGCCCTCGCCGTCGTCGACGATCTTCGTTAAGTCGGCGAGCAGCCCGCCGGCGAGATCGTGGATGTAAAGCGGATCGTTGGAGGCGATCGAGTCGAGCAGAACGTTGCACTCGTTGTCGCTGCGGCCATTGTAGAAGCCGATCCCGACCGCGGGATCCTGGGTCTTGGACAGGGACCCTTCCGCCTCGCGCGTCCCAAGCACGCGGATGGTTGCGCCGATCGAGCCATCCGCGTCGAAGGCAAGGACGCGCTCTCCCTGCGTTCGCAGCCAATCCACCAAAGCGCGGGTGAACACGGACTTGCCAACGCCGCCTTTTTCGTTGGCGATCAACGCCACCCGCCGCTTGCCGTTCGACGCCATTCGCTGCCTCCAGAGCCTATATTCTCCTAAACTATAAAGAAGAATCCTCCGAGCGCCTACCCCATCCGAGGCTGA is a genomic window of Methylocystis echinoides containing:
- a CDS encoding AAA family ATPase; protein product: MASNGKRRVALIANEKGGVGKSVFTRALVDWLRTQGERVLAFDADGSIGATIRVLGTREAEGSLSKTQDPAVGIGFYNGRSDNECNVLLDSIASNDPLYIHDLAGGLLADLTKIVDDGEGLSGLLDAFATHGCRLTVFHVISPDIGSAQSVARWLDLTGASVDHVAVVNLKHGKPPSDFPFWFGFRDAKGETKGGGTRRRLLQEGGFEIEFPSLQSGTFAKLDAENIRFSHAQAVGLLTITEQAHVAKFQRDFAAMIAPALPLLGLEGP
- a CDS encoding transglycosylase SLT domain-containing protein, yielding MRRAALLLLPLASTLAFASDCPNGDNLLKNNTPLSQLCSKGFGQFNPGSLQQAIGNQPNNVAMITAAAEQQGVPVDLALAVSYHESEGFNSCAGSDTGVKGPMQLTQRTGNSLGYNRDINEQNIMGGMKLLKQCDNKCGDTAFSCLSACYNGSPRPGEQAGWARGVQNAYGKLHSDPSLLASATSTCSSSGSNSSCPDAAGGVVASSATPNASTTLPSLGAPPAFASSDIVVAPTQI
- a CDS encoding thermonuclease family protein; the protein is MIDATSFRDIETGAKYRLYGVDSCLPTQTANLNRQSWPCGAVAIAWLTNATLGKWVSCNALRETAGQRLSRCASSEHQDLAADMLKEGLAIVLPIAEGQEVRAYSQLQDQARKQYKGLWSSQFMMPWDLRAKQAGGSASSR
- a CDS encoding single-stranded DNA-binding protein; amino-acid sequence: MTSRNLFVISGNVSQNPRRFGDNAPKTVLTVAVDDIWTDRETGERKKRTDFLTAYTFNKKIGDFVLAQVKPGYEVTIDGRIRSNSYEKGGDRIYSTDLEIIRIDAHPPRAEAGSGVPE
- a CDS encoding acyltransferase; translated protein: MGPNFDRVAGRIRALDELRGLAILAVVASHIALVFGPDLAAARVLSVPAFGVGVDLFFVISGFAASESARRLRLEADGAFWRGALAFWSRRILRIGLPAWVVIVLIALSQAHGISFGETADDLKAAAGFYANLYWAPCFDGAAGCGAPTATSHFWSLASEMQFYFAAPFLIALSPKVTALVCITTLAAGAVSERPWGGFWWTFRLDGFAVGVLLSIGLARRWPLPCFGKAIATFWLVAASILARVFGALASGSAIALVAIIFGHVVASAIQQRPKPREGSVLQRLGELSFSIYLVHLPIMSGTNEALGSLAPAILVLSIAAGLTLVLALLLEAILTRPAQILAKCFSRWVCDRAERTLTRVAL
- a CDS encoding DUF1772 domain-containing protein translates to MFGLLALVTAATFFGAAFYVSFAEQPARLGLDDRAALAQWGPAYKRGFAMQASLAMISGVLGAAAWWTTGVMTWVFGAIFIIANWPYTLIVIMPVNHRLEASLSTGASSDTRLLLTRWGRLHAGRSVLGAVATSLYLIAALQVGHSTC
- a CDS encoding helix-turn-helix transcriptional regulator, translating into MAMPKQQEGEDRDSVATALFAIILQRKAKEYPNLKTFLDKIGMSMAAYYNLEKGIGNPTFWTIERTAKALNLTVWDMLGIDEKVMRAWLAGQNIDLDRLTQSVEARRQTRSKFGADQFAITPPASKPVERPAETKPSAADKPASASKAKATRKTKSRKRA
- a CDS encoding helix-turn-helix domain-containing protein, which codes for MRALALDRSERQLVECLAVCFGEQQLAHGLLCWPSNAQIEKKTGMSERTIRRTIVKLRERGLIVMRDSANGKRFPISNAEGEIVDARGFDLTPLHARAAEFAERARALDIEDRVRRQLRDDLTAAHNALFDLCAEDPSGAYAEILARSKGVATPLKDATPEEFAAAIEAYVALTEQAREIRYRRDHSTQTPRSAGHPGRHSEQNPKPYIEDCNASRLNSVTPFDQSRDSGNEAYREKRGGDVRRSERTLEAADRAIPKDLPLWLAACPELSEWGTVTTIERAATLGAQFIRACGLARHAFDAASTRLGVVNAGLLALFVVQRHADGEQRGGTPIRSPGGLFVMLAREIERGRHPLERELVAMRRRRERNGRR
- a CDS encoding single-stranded DNA-binding protein, with product MFDFARFHILGRVGKIKTFEKNIRVSIAANASYKKDGQWVDETDWNEIVIFDKNTRQYVTENVESGDYVRAQGRLRQNSFKRDGETVYVVELICDEFSRAPKKKAAESAAA